In Camelus dromedarius isolate mCamDro1 chromosome 4, mCamDro1.pat, whole genome shotgun sequence, the following are encoded in one genomic region:
- the TMEM177 gene encoding transmembrane protein 177: MAGPLWRATAFVQRHRTGLLVGSCAGLFGAQISYHLFPDPVVQWLYQYWPRGQPASLSPELQRLFQEVLQDIGVPSGHHFVAFTTFTFQPVSAGFPRLPAGAVVGIPASFLPITDTEEPVVVHGQQVDWQSPAGARLRDSLTLSHAAQKFALAREVVYLESSTAALQALPAPACLVGTWALGVGAKHALGLYGGPMNLRAAFNLVAAVVGFVAYAFSTDSLTHALEAWLDRRTASLSATYARGGVEFYEKVLSGNLALRRLLGRPGEKLYTPSGNVVPRHWFRIKHLPYTTRRDAVLQVWRATLNPGGS, translated from the coding sequence ATGGCAGGGCCCCTGTGGCGAGCCACTGCATTTGTGCAGAGACACAGAACGGGCCTGTTGGTGGGCTCGTGCGCAGGCCTGTTTGGGGCTCAGATCTCTTACCACCTCTTCCCAGATCCTGTGGTCCAGTGGCTGTACCAGTACTGGCCTCGGGGCCAGCCAGCGTCGCTCTCCCCAGAGCTGCAGAGGCTCTTCCAAGAGGTGCTGCAGGACATCGGCGTCCCCTCAGGCCATCACTTCGTGGCCTTTACCACCTTCACCTTCCAGCCTGTGAGTGCCGGCTTCCCGAGGCTCCCTGCTGGGGCCGTGGTGGGCATCCCCGCCAGTTTCCTTCCAATCACTGACACCGAAGAGCCTGTGGTCGTCCATGGGCAACAAGTGGACTGGCAGAGCCCGGCAGGTGCCCGGCTGAGAGATTCCCTGACCCTGTCCCATGCCGCCCAGAAGTTCGCCCTGGCCAGGGAGGTGGTGTACCTGGAGAGCAGCACAGCAGCCCTGCAGGCCCTCCCGGCCCCCGCTTGCCTGGTGGGCACCTGGGCCCTGGGCGTGGGGGCCAAGCACGCGCTGGGGCTCTATGGGGGCCCCATGAACTTACGGGCTGCCTTCAACTTGGTGGCAGCGGTGGTGGGCTTTGTGGCCTATGCCTTCTCCACCGACTCGCTTACTCACGCCCTGGAAGCCTGGCTGGACCGCCGCACCGCGTCCCTGTCTGCAACCTACGCCCGGGGCGGAGTGGAGTTCTACGAGAAGGTCCTGTCGGGCAACCTGGCCCTGCGCCGGCTCCTGGGCAGGCCTGGAGAGAAGCTGTATACGCCCAGCGGGAACGTCGTTCCCAGACACTGGTTCCGCATCAAACATTTACCCTACACCACCCGCCGGGACGCTGTGCTGCAGGTGTGGCGGGCGACGCTCAACCCGGGCGGCTCCTGA